Genomic window (Longimicrobiales bacterium):
TCCAGCATGGTGCGGATGTGATCGCGGTTGGCGGTGATGCCGAGGATGCAGCGCTCGCGCAGGACGATGACGGCCTGTGTCAGGATCTCGACGGACTGGAAGATGTTGAAGGCGATCACGGGCTCCATGACGTTCAGCTGGAGCTGACCGGCCTCGGCCGCCATCGTGACCACGACATCGTTGCCGATCACCTGGAAGCAGACCTGGTTGACGACCTCGGGGATGACCGGGTTCACCTTGCCCGGCATGATGCTCGAGCCGGGCTGCATCGCCGGCAGACGGATCTCGGCAATGCCTGCGCGCGGTCCGCTCGACAGCAGGCGCAGATCGTTGCAGATCTTCGAGAGCTTGACCGCGACGCGCTTGAGGAGGCCGGACAGCATGACGAACACGCCGGTGTCCTGCGTCGCCTCGACGAGATCCGGCGACGTGACGAGGTCGAGGCCGGTGATGCTGCTGAGGTGCGTGCGCACGAGGCCGGCATAGCGCGGGTCGGTGTTGATGCCGGTGCCGATGGCCGTGGCGCCCATGTTGATCTCGTGCAGGTGCACCACCATCTCGCGCAGCCGGTCGATGTCCTCGCCGATCGTCACCCCATACGCGTGGAATTCCTGCCCGAGCGTCATGGGCACTGCGTCCTGTAACTGCGTGCGGCCCATCTTCACGATGTCGGAGAACTCCTGGCCCTTGAGCAGGAACGCGTCACGCAGCGATGCCAGCGCCTGACTCAGGTCGCGCAGTCCCCAGCTCGACGCGATCCGGAGAGACGTCGGATACACGTCGTTCGTCGACTGCGACAGGTTCACGTGGTTGTTGGGGTGCACCACGTCATAGGAGCCGCGCGGCTGGCCGAGCAGCTCGAGCGCACGGTTCGCGATGACCTCGTTGGCGTTCATGTTGGTCGACGTGCCGGCACCGCCCTGTATGACATCGACCACGAACTGATTGTGCAGATTGCCTTCGCGGATCTCGCGGCACGCCCGGATGATCGCGTCCGTCTGGTCGTCCGCGAGGAGGCCGAGCTCGCGGTTCGCCATCGCCGCCGCCTCCTTCACGGCAGCGAGCGCATGGATCAGATGCGCGAACTGCGCGATCGGGATGCCCGTGATGGGGAAGTTCTCTACGGCTCGCTGGGTCTGGATGCCGTAGTAGTTGGCGGCCGGAACCTCACGCTCGCCGAGCAGATCCTTCTCGCGACGCACCTCGCCCGAGATGTAGGACTCGCCGCGGCCGGTCGCGCGGCCGGACGGGGAGCTGAGGCGCTCGGCGATCATGCGCGCGGCAGCGGACAGGAGCCGGCGATACAGGTCGGGGCGCTCCTCCGCGATGTGTGCAAATGCGTCGCGCGGGATCTCGAGGACCTCCGCCGATTCGATGACGAGGGCGGAGGTCGAGTGCGGATAGTCGTCCAGGAGGCTGCCCTCGCCGAACGAGTCGCCCGCGCTCATGGTATAGATCACGAGCGGTCTGCCGCGCGGCCCCTTGAGCAGCGCGACACGACCCTTGAGCAGCATGCCCCAGAAGCGGCGCGGCTGGCTCTCGTGGAAGATGAAGGCATCGCGCAGGTATCCGATCGTGCGTGCGTGACCCGCGAGGTAATCGAGGTCGTCGGCGGAGAGCTCGCGCGCGAGCGGGTGCGCGCGCAGCATGCGAAGGATGCTCGTGTCCATTCCGGAAGCTTGTCGTGAGAGGTAAACAGCGACGCGCCGAAAGGTAAGACTGCCGGGGCGGGACGGGAATGGACGCCGGGAGCATTGTTGTGGCGTGTCCTGCGGTAACGATATAACTTGGCGCGTCCCCGATAACGTCACCACGTGACCGCCCGTATGACGGGCAGCCTACGAGAGTTCTCCAACAGGCGGATATGGCCAGAGACGATTCG
Coding sequences:
- the aspA gene encoding aspartate ammonia-lyase → MDTSILRMLRAHPLARELSADDLDYLAGHARTIGYLRDAFIFHESQPRRFWGMLLKGRVALLKGPRGRPLVIYTMSAGDSFGEGSLLDDYPHSTSALVIESAEVLEIPRDAFAHIAEERPDLYRRLLSAAARMIAERLSSPSGRATGRGESYISGEVRREKDLLGEREVPAANYYGIQTQRAVENFPITGIPIAQFAHLIHALAAVKEAAAMANRELGLLADDQTDAIIRACREIREGNLHNQFVVDVIQGGAGTSTNMNANEVIANRALELLGQPRGSYDVVHPNNHVNLSQSTNDVYPTSLRIASSWGLRDLSQALASLRDAFLLKGQEFSDIVKMGRTQLQDAVPMTLGQEFHAYGVTIGEDIDRLREMVVHLHEINMGATAIGTGINTDPRYAGLVRTHLSSITGLDLVTSPDLVEATQDTGVFVMLSGLLKRVAVKLSKICNDLRLLSSGPRAGIAEIRLPAMQPGSSIMPGKVNPVIPEVVNQVCFQVIGNDVVVTMAAEAGQLQLNVMEPVIAFNIFQSVEILTQAVIVLRERCILGITANRDHIRTMLERSIGIVTALVPYIGYDRATAVAREALDSDRGVYELVLEKEWMSRDELDEVLSPDAMTKPRSMPKGRSGGAAERT